From a single Botrytis cinerea B05.10 chromosome 16, complete sequence genomic region:
- the Bctif5 gene encoding Bctif5, which produces MATVNIRRDVKDNFYRYKMEKIQSKIEGKGNGIKTVIVNLTSIANSLARPGAYVIKYFGFELGAQTNTNPADDRWIINGAHEASKLQDYLDGFINKFVLCKECKNPETEVIFKDGNIVLDCKACGKRSMVDPRLKLSGFILKTQPKKGKKDKAEKKAARKAKADKGEAKDNENASGSENASENGSNDNNGNGDVALDAPSDDELVRQAEELQQSTEVKDDDWAVDMSPEAVKARQQQLPDDLKQKLVLGGGGGDEDDDEEGGGNSTYDQLANWIEEQTAEKGDVSKVDDLQIYLKAKELGIEAKHRTLVILALTLFDDNIVKQIPKRAGMLKNMVTSEKHEKSLLGGIERFIGLRGQKNSEFYDKTSNILMVLYDQELLSEEVITKWGTKASKKYTNDLAVSKKVRKSAEGFLKWLAEAESDDEDSE; this is translated from the exons ATGGCTACCGTCAATATCCGCCGCGATGTCAAGGACAACTTTTACAGATacaagatggagaagatccAATCCAAAATTGAAGGAAAAGGCAACGGTATCAAAACCGTCATCGTCAATCTCACCAGCATCGCCAATTCATTGGCCCGCCCAGGGGCATATGTCATCAAGTATTTCGGCTTCGAACTCGGGGCTCAAACCAACACCAACCCTGCCGATGATCGTTGGATTATCAATGGTGCTCACGAAGCAAGCAAATTGCAGGATTATTTGGATGGCTTCATCAATAAGTTTGTGCTCTGCAAAGAGTGCAAGAATCCTGAAACTGAAGTGATCTTCAAAGATGGGAACATCGTCTTGGATTGTAAGGCATGCGGCAAACGTTCGATGGTTGACCCTAGACTTAAGTTGAGCGGCTTTATCTTGAAGACTCAACCAAAGAAGGGCAAGAAAGACAAAGCAGAAAAGAAGGCAGCTCGTAAAGCTAAAGCAGACAAGGGCGAAGCCAAGGACAACGAAAATGCTAGTGGTAGCGAGAACGCATCCGAAAATGGATCAAATGACAACAATGGCAACGGCGACGTCGCACTCGATGCTCCAAGTGATGATGAGCTCGTTCGCCAAGCAGAAGAGCTTCAACAGTCTACTGAAGTTAAAGACGATGACTGGGCAGTAGACATGTCCCCAGAAGCTGTTAAGGCCCGTCAGCAACAGCTCCCTGATGATCTCAAGCAAAAGCTCGTCTTGGGTGGCGGTGGTGGGGACgaggacgatgatgaagaaggtgGCGGAAACTCTACCTATGATCAGCTTGCAAACTGGATTGAAGAACAGACTGCGGAGAAAGGTGATGTCAGTAAGGTAGACGATCTTCAAATCTATCTTAAGGCGAAAGAGCTAGGAATCGAGGCGAAGCACCGCACTCTCGTTATTCTTGCTCTTACACTCTTCGATGACAACATTGTGAAGCAAATTCCAAAGCGAGCAGGCATGCTTAAGAAC ATGGTCACTTCTGAGAAACATGAAAAGTCTCTCCTCGGtggaattgaaagatttattggCCTCCGCGGTCAAAAGAACTCTGAATTCTACGACAAAACATCCAATATCCTCATGGTTCTCTATGATCAGGAACTCCTCAGCGAAGAAGTCATCACTAAGTGGGGTACTAAAGCCAGCAAGAAATATACCAATGATCTTGCCGTAAGCAAGAAAGTTCGCAAGTCAGCAGAGGGGTTCTTGAAATGGTTGGCAGAGGCTGAGAGCGATGATGAGGACTCCGAGTAA
- the Bctti1 gene encoding Bctti1, whose product MDSRVLKTRNEIFQELKPYCVNLSQLALKNAGDSNSLISSTENLLGALRRTCDNEAFDEKLADYVFFPLSQILRSKQKYTDKLSELTLKCLRLLLEQGWRNHIAIDLAKQLLILLTLMIGGVPGQAPIKAPEELVLEALAALAALFEDLARVPEASFTITDESTIPAVGHCITSILDAITEGPSAEIQSEGLNALKAAWTCIKDVQAHASFLPGTVSALTKCLTPTTASRRSQKTIVMALESLLLVLTTVLSDVKTRTIRTSRNTEMEVGSKRENDMLTKSWLTATTSQIKLSLANVVKLRTHKSNNVRVSLNRLCIILLDECHDTLADSTSILVETCLSLVGAEDPLDASTTSIADLATIHLSIGESIKKTCYNWVISLPRVMQMNDETAKVSALHQLSASYKLLSTLNLGSSILDEALSRSLRDSLSSVIETSSHPRAMQEVSLDPNSQALMMLSSEQMLSRDFPPILMPEESQKSTRLAVVTFLRSLNESQSNMTMASEMLEYVRQASGPSLLAAYWISSQLIQLAASQNEEMNEFFESTLLASDDYQATNHDLYSYSISVLSSEDHNLDWRVKGIALEIVSNSAKHLKEDFRAELVDILYPVSQLLGSTSGDLRGRATVCLNILAQACGYPSTRELIVENVDYMVNAISLRLNTFDISPQAPQVLIMMIRLTGPSLLLYLDDVVSSIFAALDNFHGYQGLVEGLFAVLGEIVETGSQSRQLRLPGVPHVDAIQCRTRTITVDSIVQAIEKQQERLKTQENIGPGDFPREPWKSASASLDDMGQVGESNDDNNIETVEIQKIPVTKTYTMVQSIIRLCQHYLTNPSPTLRTRLLGLIRTSSVALQSDEESFLPLVNDIWPVVIDRLYDKESHVAIAAADSIAAICRSAGNFLNTRIAVQWPRLIMLARQIRANVLAEKTGFGGRGTYSQAAQMWESLVKLLMAIVECTGVNDDAFDDVLDLLARIIPDRRDVRDVLSAVNSDAVWLVLQSGSRREIQIPSLDGYMFQSSRPFIIV is encoded by the exons ATGGATTCAAGAGTTCTCAAGacaagaaatgaaatatttcagGAG CTCAAACCATATTGCGTTAACCTGAGTCAATTGGCATTGAAGAATGCCGGCGACAGCAACTCTCTAATATCATCGACGGAAAACCTTCTCGGCGCATTGCGGCGAACGTGTGACAATGAAGCTTTCGACGAGAAGCTGGCAgatt ATGTCTTCTTCCCATTATCACAGATCCTGCGTTCAAAACAAAAGTACACGGACAAACTGTCGGAGCTTACTCTGAAATGCTTAAGGCTACTACTGGAGCAAGGATGGCGAAACCATATTGCGATAGATCTTGCCAAACAACTTTTGATCCTGCTGACATTGATGATCGGAGGAGTACCGGGGCAAGCTCCAATAAAAGCCCCAGAAGAACTCGTTCTTGAAGCTCTGGCTGCCCTTGCAGCTTTATTTGAAGACTTGGCTCGTGTCCCAGAAGCATCCTTTACAATCACTGACGAGAGTACTATACCGGCAGTTGGACACTGCATTACATCGATACTCGATGCAATCACAGAAGGCCCATCGGCAGAGATACAGTCAGAAGGCTTAAATGCATTGAAAGCTGCATGGACCTGCATCAAAGATGTACAGGCTCATGCTAGTTTCCTCCCAGGCACAGTCTCAGCCCTCACGAAGTGCCTCACCCCCACTACAGCATCTCGAAGATCACAGAAAACTATTGTCATGGCATTAGAGAGTTTACTACTGGTTTTAACAACAGTATTGAGCGATGTCAAGACTCGTACTATCAGGACAAGTAGAAACACAGAGATGGAAGTGGGAAGCAAGCGCGAGAATGACATGCTCACGAAATCCTGGCTTACTGCTACCACTTCTCAGATAAAGCTTTCTCTAGCAAATGTCGTGAAGTTGCGTACACACAAATCTAACAATGTCCGTGTCTCACTCAATCGACTTTGCATCATTTTACTGGACGAATGCCATGATACATTGGCTGATTCGACTTCTATTCTGGTGGAGACCTGTTTGTCGTTAGTCGGTGCAGAAGACCCTCTTGATGCTAGCACGACTTCTATTGCAGACTTGGCCACTATACATTTAAGCATTGGCGAGTCAATCAAGAAAACGTGTTATAACTGGGTAATCAGTTTACCACGAGTGATGCAAATGAACGATGAGACTGCCAAGGTATCCGCACTGCACCAGCTTTCAGCGTCATACAAACTATTGAGTACATTGAATCTGGGCTCTTCCATACTTGATGAAGCACTCTCGAGATCGCTACGAGACAGCCTGTCCAGTGTAATAGAGACCTCTTCTCACCCTCGGGCAATGCAAGAGGTTTCATTAGACCCTAATAGTCAGGCTCTGATGATGTTGTCAAGTGAACAGATGCTTTCAAGGGATTTCCCTCCCATATTGATGCCGGAAGAAAGTCAAAAGTCTACAAGACTCGCTGTGGTAACATTTCTGAGGTCATTGAATGAATCGCAATCAAACATGACCATGGCCAGCGAAATGCTCGAGTATGTCCGGCAAGCCTCTGGTCCAAGTCTACTGGCTGCCTACTGGATCTCATCCCAATTGATACAATTGGCTGCTTCTCAAAACgaggaaatgaatgaatttttcGAATCGACACTCCTTGCTTCTGACGACTATCAAGCCACGAATCATGATCTGTATTCTTACTCGATATCAGTGTTGTCTAGCGAAGACCACAACCTGGATTGGCGAGTGAAAGGAATCGCGCTGGAGATCGTGTCTAATTCGGCTAAGCATTTGAAGGAAGACTTTCGAGCAGAGCTCGTGGATATCCTGTACCCCGTGTCGCAGCTTCTAGGTTCGACCAGTGGTGATTTAAGAGGGCGTGCAACTGTCTGTCTCAACATACTTGCACAAGCTTGCGGATATCCGAGCACCCGAGAACTTATCGTGGAGAACGTTGATTATATGGTGAACGCAATTTCGTTGAGATTGAACACATTTGACATATCACCCCAAGCTCCACAAGTGCTAATAATGATGATTCGATTGACGGGACCATCTCTGCTTTTATACCTCGACGATGTGGTATCTTCTATATTTGCCGCTTTGGACAATTTTCATGGCTACCAGGGATTGGTAGAAGGTCTATTTGCCGTGCTCGGAGAGATTGTGGAGACGGGCTCACAATCTCGTCAATTGCGACTACCTGGCGTACCACATGTTGATGCCATTCAATGTCGAACCCGTACCATCACAGTTGACAGTATTGTTCAAGCAATCGAGAAGCAGCAGGAACGACTCAAAACGCAAGAGAATATCGGACCTGGTGATTTCCCACGAGAGCCGTGGAAAAGCGCTTCTGCATCATTGGACGACATGGGCCAGGTTGGTGAAAGCAACGATGATAACAACATCGAAACAGTGGAGATACAAAAGATTCCTGTTACGAAAACCTACACCATGGTTCAGAGCATTATCCGACTCTGTCAGCACTATCTTACAAACCCATCCCCCACATTACGTACGCGGTTGCTCGGATTGATACGCACATCCTCTGTTGCTCTACAAAGCGACGAGGAAAGCTTCTTACCTCTTGTTAATGATATATGGCCTGTAGTTATAGATCGGTTATACGATAAAGAATCACATGTTGCCATCGCAGCTGCAGACTCTATTGCAGCTATTTGCAGAAGTGCTGGGAATTTTCTTAACACGAGAATCGCTGTGCAGTGGCCCCGCTTGATTATGTTGGCCAGGCAGATCAGGGCTAATGTGCTGGCAGAGAAGACTGGATTCGGTGGTCGTGGAACATACTCGCAGGCTGCACAAATGTGGGAGAGTCTagtgaagcttttgatggCTATAGTGGAATGCACGGGGGTGAATGATGACGCATTTGACGATGTTTTAGATCTTCTGGCAAGAATCATACCGGATAGAAGGGACGTTCGCGATGTGTTGTCAGCCGTGAACTCTGATGCTGTTTGGTTAGTATTGCAGTCTGGTTCGCGTCGTGAAATTCAAATACCTTCGCTCGACGGCTATATGTTTCAATCCTCTAGACCTTTCATCATAGTttaa
- the Bctti1 gene encoding Bctti1: MDSRVLKTRNEIFQELKPYCVNLSQLALKNAGDSNSLISSTENLLGALRRTCDNEAFDEKLADLCY; this comes from the exons ATGGATTCAAGAGTTCTCAAGacaagaaatgaaatatttcagGAG CTCAAACCATATTGCGTTAACCTGAGTCAATTGGCATTGAAGAATGCCGGCGACAGCAACTCTCTAATATCATCGACGGAAAACCTTCTCGGCGCATTGCGGCGAACGTGTGACAATGAAGCTTTCGACGAGAAGCTGGCAgatt TGTGTTACTAG